One genomic region from Enterobacter hormaechei ATCC 49162 encodes:
- the flk gene encoding flagella biosynthesis regulator Flk, translating to MQPISGTPPRPPGEGPVTPNTPGEQPLSTQQRTVLERLITRLIALTSQQNAEVWAGVKHDLGVRNDAPLQSRHFPAAEQNLNQRLASAQQQHTTRQIISQLTELLGQGNNRQAVSDFIRQQYGHTALSQLSPEQLKTVLTLLQSNQLSIPQPQQRPSTERPLQPAEHNTLKQMVTKLAAATGEPTKLIWQSMLELSGVKAGEMIPAKQFTHLVTWLQARQTLSTQSAPTLHSVQAALKQPLEPHEFDMIRDYAQQNWQATPQTVLTTAQVQDVLNQIFVRRAEREGGVPEVRNIQPIYNPLFAPVVDTFKTLSARPGLMFIALVIALAIFWLVA from the coding sequence ATGCAGCCCATTTCAGGTACGCCTCCGCGCCCTCCGGGTGAAGGCCCCGTAACGCCCAACACCCCAGGCGAACAACCGCTCTCCACGCAGCAACGCACCGTACTGGAGCGGCTGATCACGCGCCTTATTGCGTTGACCTCACAGCAAAACGCAGAGGTATGGGCGGGCGTTAAGCACGATTTGGGCGTCAGAAACGATGCGCCGCTACAGTCGCGCCATTTCCCTGCCGCTGAACAAAACCTGAACCAGCGTCTTGCCAGCGCACAGCAGCAACATACTACCCGTCAGATTATCTCGCAGCTGACCGAGCTGTTGGGCCAGGGGAATAATCGTCAGGCGGTGAGTGATTTTATCCGTCAACAGTACGGTCATACCGCCCTGAGCCAGCTTTCGCCGGAACAGCTGAAAACCGTGTTGACCCTGCTGCAAAGCAATCAGCTTTCTATCCCACAGCCGCAACAGCGCCCGTCGACAGAGCGTCCGTTGCAGCCTGCGGAGCATAATACGCTCAAGCAGATGGTCACTAAGCTGGCTGCCGCCACCGGCGAACCAACAAAGCTCATCTGGCAATCCATGCTGGAACTTTCCGGCGTGAAAGCGGGCGAGATGATCCCGGCAAAACAGTTTACCCATCTGGTCACCTGGCTCCAGGCGCGTCAGACGCTCAGCACCCAGAGCGCCCCTACCCTGCACAGCGTCCAGGCGGCGCTGAAACAGCCGCTGGAACCGCACGAGTTCGATATGATTCGGGATTACGCTCAGCAGAACTGGCAGGCTACGCCGCAAACGGTGCTGACCACCGCGCAGGTGCAGGATGTGCTCAATCAGATCTTCGTTCGCCGCGCCGAGCGGGAAGGCGGCGTGCCGGAAGTACGAAACATTCAGCCGATCTACAACCCGCTGTTTGCCCCCGTAGTCGACACGTTTAAAACGCTTTCTGCCCGTCCGGGATTGATGTTTATCGCGTTGGTGATTGCGCTGGCGATTTTCTGGCTGGTTGCTTAA
- the pdxB gene encoding 4-phosphoerythronate dehydrogenase PdxB, with protein sequence MKILVDENMPYARELFSRLGEVKAVPGRPIPVSELDDADALMVRSVTKVNEALLSGKGVKFVGTATAGTDHVDDQWLKQAGIGFSAAPGCNAIAVVEYVFSSLLMLAERDGFALKDRTVGIVGVGNVGGRLQKRLEAWGIRTLLCDPPRKDNGDEGDFRALDELVDECDVITFHTPLFKEGPYKTLHLADEKRIRRLKAGTILINACRGPVVDNAALLKCLDAGQDLSVVLDVWEPEPDLNVALLNKVDVGTAHIAGYTLEGKARGTTQVFEAYSAFIGHPQQVALDTLLPAPEFGRITLHGPLDQATLKRLVHLVYDVRRDDALLRKVAGIPGEFDKLRKHYVERREWSSLYVMCDDAAAATLLKALGFNAVHHPAH encoded by the coding sequence GTGAAAATCCTCGTTGATGAAAATATGCCTTACGCCCGTGAGCTGTTCAGCCGCCTGGGTGAGGTTAAGGCTGTCCCTGGTCGCCCGATCCCGGTCAGCGAACTGGACGATGCAGACGCCCTGATGGTGCGCTCGGTGACCAAAGTAAATGAGGCACTGCTCTCCGGCAAAGGGGTTAAATTTGTCGGGACGGCAACGGCCGGGACCGATCATGTGGATGACCAGTGGCTTAAGCAGGCAGGGATTGGTTTTTCCGCGGCGCCAGGCTGTAACGCCATTGCCGTCGTGGAATATGTCTTTTCCTCACTATTGATGCTGGCCGAGCGTGATGGATTTGCGCTGAAAGACCGCACCGTAGGAATTGTGGGGGTGGGCAACGTGGGTGGACGTCTGCAAAAGCGTCTTGAAGCCTGGGGTATTCGCACCCTGCTGTGCGATCCGCCGCGCAAGGATAACGGCGATGAAGGCGACTTCCGCGCGCTGGATGAGCTGGTCGACGAGTGCGATGTCATCACCTTCCACACGCCGCTCTTTAAAGAGGGACCGTACAAGACTCTGCACCTGGCCGATGAAAAACGGATCCGCCGTCTGAAGGCTGGCACTATTCTGATAAATGCCTGCCGGGGGCCGGTGGTGGACAACGCGGCGCTGCTGAAATGTCTCGACGCGGGACAAGATCTGAGCGTCGTGCTGGACGTCTGGGAGCCAGAGCCGGATCTTAACGTCGCGTTGCTGAATAAGGTGGACGTGGGTACCGCGCATATCGCGGGGTATACTCTCGAAGGCAAAGCGCGCGGCACAACCCAGGTGTTTGAGGCTTACAGCGCCTTTATCGGCCATCCGCAGCAGGTGGCGCTGGATACGCTGCTACCCGCGCCTGAATTTGGCCGCATCACCCTGCATGGCCCGCTCGATCAGGCAACGCTGAAAAGGCTGGTACATTTGGTGTATGATGTGCGCCGCGACGATGCGCTGCTGCGTAAAGTGGCGGGGATCCCGGGTGAGTTTGACAAGCTGCGCAAGCATTACGTTGAGCGCCGCGAGTGGTCTTCCCTGTATGTGATGTGCGATGACGCAGCGGCTGCGACGCTGCTGAAAGCGCTGGGTTTTAACGCCGTCCATCACCCGGCGCATTAA
- a CDS encoding aspartate-semialdehyde dehydrogenase produces MSEGWNIAILGATGAVGEALLETLAERQFPVGEIYALARTDSAGEHLRFGGKSVMVQDAAAFDWTQAQLAFFAAGAEATASYIEEATNSGCLVIDLSGLFSLEPDVPLVVPDVNPFVLADYRNRNVIAVPNSLTSQLLTALKPLIDDGGLSRISVTSLLSASANGKKAVDALAGQSAKLLNGVPIDEDDFFGRQLAFNMLPLLPDREGSVREERRIVDEARKILQDDGLMISASVVQSPVFYGHAQMVGFEALRPLAAEEARDAFGRGEDIVLSEESEFPTQVGDATGSAHLSVGCVRNDYGMPEQVQFWSVADNVRFGGALMAVKIAEKLVQEYLY; encoded by the coding sequence ATGTCTGAAGGCTGGAACATTGCCATTTTGGGTGCCACTGGCGCCGTGGGCGAAGCCCTGCTTGAAACCCTTGCTGAGCGTCAGTTCCCGGTGGGTGAGATTTACGCGCTGGCGCGTACCGACAGCGCAGGAGAACATCTGCGTTTCGGCGGGAAATCCGTGATGGTGCAGGATGCCGCCGCGTTTGACTGGACGCAGGCTCAGCTGGCGTTTTTTGCCGCAGGAGCGGAAGCCACGGCGTCTTATATTGAAGAAGCGACCAATTCAGGCTGTCTGGTTATCGACCTGAGCGGCCTGTTCTCCCTGGAGCCGGATGTGCCGCTGGTGGTGCCGGACGTCAACCCATTTGTGCTGGCTGACTACCGCAATCGCAACGTCATTGCAGTACCGAACAGCCTCACCAGCCAGCTGCTGACCGCGCTGAAGCCGCTGATCGACGACGGTGGTCTGTCGCGTATTTCCGTGACCAGCCTGCTGTCTGCCTCCGCTAACGGCAAAAAGGCTGTTGATGCGCTGGCAGGGCAGAGTGCTAAGCTGCTGAACGGCGTCCCGATCGACGAAGATGATTTCTTTGGCCGCCAGCTGGCGTTTAACATGCTGCCGCTGCTGCCCGATCGTGAAGGTTCGGTGCGGGAAGAGCGTCGTATCGTCGATGAAGCGCGCAAAATTTTGCAGGATGACGGGCTGATGATCTCCGCGAGTGTCGTGCAGTCTCCGGTCTTTTACGGCCACGCGCAGATGGTCGGCTTTGAAGCCCTGCGTCCGCTGGCGGCTGAAGAAGCCCGCGACGCGTTTGGCCGCGGTGAGGACATTGTCCTTTCCGAAGAGAGCGAATTCCCGACCCAGGTGGGCGACGCCACCGGCAGCGCGCATCTCTCCGTGGGCTGTGTGCGTAACGATTACGGAATGCCGGAGCAGGTGCAGTTCTGGTCCGTTGCCGACAACGTGCGTTTTGGCGGCGCGCTGATGGCGGTCAAAATCGCGGAAAAACTGGTGCAGGAGTATCTGTACTGA
- the truA gene encoding tRNA pseudouridine(38-40) synthase TruA, producing the protein MSDVEQKPVHRIALGIEYDGSKYYGWQRQNEVRSVQEKLEKALSQVANEPISVFCAGRTDAGVHGTGQVVHFDTTAVRKDAAWTLGVNANLPGDIAVRWVKAVPDDFHARFSATARRYRYVIYNQRLRPAVLSQGVTHFYEPLDAERMQRAAQCLIGENDFTSFRAVQCQSRTPWRNVMHINVSRYGAYVVVDIKANAFVHHMVRNIVGSLMEVGAGHQPESWIAELLAAKDRTLAAATAKAEGLYLVSVDYPDRFDLPKPPMGPLFLAD; encoded by the coding sequence ATGTCTGATGTGGAACAAAAGCCGGTCCACAGAATTGCCCTCGGCATTGAGTACGATGGCAGTAAATACTATGGCTGGCAGCGTCAGAATGAGGTGCGTAGCGTCCAGGAGAAGCTGGAGAAAGCGCTCTCTCAGGTGGCGAATGAACCGATAAGCGTCTTCTGCGCGGGCCGCACCGATGCCGGCGTTCACGGCACGGGGCAGGTGGTGCATTTTGACACCACCGCCGTGCGCAAAGACGCGGCCTGGACGCTGGGTGTAAATGCGAATTTGCCTGGTGACATTGCCGTGCGTTGGGTGAAAGCTGTGCCGGATGATTTTCACGCGCGATTCAGCGCGACGGCGCGGCGCTACCGTTATGTCATCTACAACCAGCGCCTGCGTCCGGCGGTGTTAAGCCAGGGCGTGACGCATTTTTATGAACCGCTCGATGCAGAACGTATGCAGCGTGCGGCGCAGTGCCTGATTGGAGAGAATGATTTTACGTCGTTTCGTGCGGTGCAGTGTCAGTCCCGTACGCCGTGGCGTAACGTCATGCACATTAACGTCAGTCGTTATGGCGCGTATGTGGTGGTGGATATCAAAGCCAATGCCTTTGTACATCATATGGTGCGGAATATTGTGGGCAGCCTGATGGAAGTGGGCGCCGGACACCAGCCGGAGAGCTGGATTGCAGAACTGCTGGCAGCGAAGGACAGAACGCTTGCGGCAGCAACGGCGAAAGCGGAAGGGCTGTATCTGGTTTCGGTGGATTATCCGGATCGGTTCGACCTGCCAAAACCGCCAATGGGCCCGCTGTTTTTAGCGGACTAA
- a CDS encoding DedA family protein, whose product MDVIRFLIDFILHIDVHLAELVAQYGVWVYAILFLILFCETGLVVTPFLPGDSLLFVAGALSALPTNDLNVHLMVVLMIIAAIIGDAVNYTIGRVFGERLFSNPDSKIFRRSYLDKTHAFYERHGGKTIILARFVPIVRTFAPFVAGMGHMSYRHFAMYNVVGALLWVLLFTYAGYLFGDLPVVQENLKLLIVAIIVLSVLPGVIEIIRHKRAAAKQAK is encoded by the coding sequence ATGGACGTAATACGTTTTCTGATTGATTTCATCCTGCATATTGATGTTCACCTGGCGGAGCTGGTCGCGCAGTACGGCGTCTGGGTGTATGCCATTCTGTTCCTGATCCTGTTCTGTGAAACCGGTCTGGTGGTGACTCCGTTCCTGCCGGGCGATTCGCTGCTGTTTGTGGCGGGTGCGTTATCCGCGCTGCCAACGAATGATCTGAATGTCCACCTGATGGTCGTCCTGATGATCATCGCCGCTATTATCGGTGATGCGGTCAACTACACCATCGGGCGGGTATTTGGCGAGCGGTTGTTCAGTAATCCGGACTCGAAGATTTTCCGTCGCAGTTATTTAGATAAAACCCATGCGTTCTATGAGCGCCATGGCGGTAAGACCATTATCCTTGCCCGTTTTGTGCCTATTGTGCGTACATTTGCACCGTTTGTGGCGGGAATGGGCCACATGTCCTATCGTCATTTTGCAATGTATAACGTGGTGGGCGCACTGCTGTGGGTGCTGCTCTTTACCTATGCGGGCTACCTGTTTGGCGATCTGCCTGTGGTTCAGGAAAATCTTAAATTATTGATTGTAGCGATTATTGTGCTGTCCGTTCTGCCGGGGGTGATCGAAATCATTCGTCACAAACGCGCGGCGGCAAAACAAGCGAAGTAA